The Thermincola ferriacetica genomic interval GCCGTAGATCAGCGGTCCTTGGCCCCACTGTATCCTAAGGCCCTTGGGCTTTAGCGCCCCCAGCTTTCACTGGGTTTACATCAACACTGAGAACATATGTTTTTTTTACAATCTTTATTTTACTAAAATTCGCCCTTCCTGTCAAACAAGTGTATAAATTGAGCTTAATTGGACATCTTATTTTTTAGTCAGGTAAAAGGAGGCTACCATGAAAAGGAGCGAATTCTTAAAAAGATTTGGCATTAAGCTTGATATGGCCGTGGAAGCCCATGATCTCATCAGAGGCGAAACAGGTCGGGAAATTCCCGGCGTAAAAATGGATAAACAAACCTTTTCCCAGGGGGAAATTACTGTTATTAACATCATGGAACCCTTGGGAGCCCAGATTATGGGTAAGCCAATCGGTACATACATTACTATAGATGCACCGGTTATCCGTGAAAACAACAAGCTTGCCCATAAAGAGGTTACCGCTAAGCTGGCCGAACAATTAGGTAGCATTTTAAACCTCAAACCGGAGGACAGCGCCCTCCTGGTAGGATTAGGAAACTGGAACGCAACACCTGATGCACTGGGTCCTAGGGTTATTCATTATAGCCTGGCTACCAGGCACCTGCGCAAATACGGACCACAAGAGATATTTGGCGTTCTCCGCCCGGTAAGCGCCCTGGCTCCGGGAGTACTAGGAATAACCGGGATAGAAACTGCGGAGATTATCAAAGGGGTTGTGGACAGAGTTCAGCCTAACCTGGTTATAGCTATTGATGCACTCGCAGCGCAAAGTGTAGAGAGAATCGGGACATCTATTCAGATAGCCAATACGGGCATCAACCCCGGCTCCGGTGTAGGCAATATCCGAGCCGGTATAACCCAGGAATTCTTGGGAGTACCCGTCATCGCTATCGGTGTGCCCACCGTAGTAAACGCTGCTACGATAGCACAAAGCGTATTGGACCAATTTATGCAACAAATAAACCAAAATCCGGTACTGGCGAAAACTGTGGCTAATTTAAACCCGATCAGTGTCGATCAAGCTATTAAAAACGTTCTGCAGCCATATCAGGAAAACTTAATGGTAACACCAAAAGAAATTGATGATCTGATTAATAACATCGGAAAGATAATTGCCGCCGGTATCGGTCATGCGCTGCATCCTTCTGTCGCTCCTGAAGACCTGGAAATGCTCGTACACTAAAAAATCTGGCACAAGTCAATGCATAAAACAGACGGGCTAAAAGCCCGTCTCGGTAATTACTTTAGCTTACTGCTGCTTACCTGCCAAAGACTGCTCGTAAGCAGTGATCATTTGTCTAACCATGTTACCACCAACGGCACCACAGTCCCTGGAGGAAATATGGCCCCAGTATCCGCCCTGGATCTGGTTTTGAACGCCTACCTGGGCAGCTATTTCATATTTGAACTGTTCCATAGCCTTTTGAGCTTGAGGTACTATCAAGCGGTTACTCTTTTGACCGGCTCCCATTTAAGTCACCTCCTTTTTGTTTGTCTGGTTCTAGTATAAGCTTGTATCAATACCCTTATACTAGAATGATTTACTTGGCCTGTTGTTAATTTCCATAGTGGTTATTTATATCGATTAGATATCATATCCTGATTTTGATTTAAAACGTTTCCTTATCAACAGTTTTTCAAGTAGGGAGCACTCAGACCCAGAGAGTTTTTTAATATTTCCTGTCAATATTTCCTGCTTTTTTTAATTGTTTTTTAACATCAATAATTTTCTTCATCCTCACCTCCTTACTTTTATTTTCAACTTTAATAACAAAACTATGCTCTACAATTATTAGGTAAATTTTCAGGATTTGTGATTCAATTTCTTTTTCAATAATTTGACGTTTTTGCGGGAATAATACCGGTGAATGTTAATAAAATAAGGAAGTGATTTCGGGATTTGATTACACTATCTATTGACGGTCAAAAAGTAGAAGTTGAACCAGGCACTTCAATTTTGGAAGCAGCCCGTTTAAATGGAATTTACATCCCCACCCTCTGTTATCTGAAAGAGTTAAATGAAATCGGGGCCTGCAGGGTTTGCCTGGTGGAAATAAAAGGCGCCCGAACACTACAACCGTCCTGTACTTATCCTGTAGCGCAGGGTATGGAAGTTTTTACTCATTCACCGAGGGTAATTAAGGCCCGCAAGCTGGTTCTGGAATTATACCTGTCCAACCATCCTTTTGAATGCCTTACATGCGTAAGAAATCAGCGCTGCGAATTACAGTCCCTGGCTGAACGTTACCATGTGCGGCATTTAAAAGTGCATGGAGAATTAAAACGCTATCCTATCGATGACCAGTCACCGGCCATGGTGCGCGAGCCGTCCAAATGTGTCGTCTGCCGCCGCTGCATCAGGGTGTGTAAAGATGTGCAGGAAATTGGCATATACCAGTTGGTCGAGCGGGGATTTGATACAGTTGCCTCACCGGCTTTTAAGAAAAGCCTGGCAGAAACCCCTTGCATTTACTGTGGCCAGTGCTTACAGCTTTGCCCGACTGCAGCTATTCACGAAAAAGAGGACTTGGAAGCTGTCTGGCGGGCCCTGGCTGATCCTGAGAAACATGTGGTTATCCAGACAGCGCCCTCAATCAGAGGCACCCTTGGCGAAGGCTTCGGCATGCCGGCAGGCTCCTTGGTAACAGGAAAAATGGTAGCAGCTTTAAAGAAACTTGGCTTTGCCAAGGTCTTTGATGATTGTTTCGGAGCGGACATAGTTTGTATTGAAGAAGGAGCAGAACTTATTCACCGTCTGGAAAACGGCGGCCCGCTGCCGCAGTTTACCTCCTGCTGTCCCGGGTGGCTGCGCTTTGCCCTGTTGTTTTATCCCGAATTAATTCCACACATATCCAGCGTGAAATCACCTCAGCAGGTTTTTGGCGCCCTGTTGAAAACCTATTACGCTAAGCAAAGCGGCATCGACCCGAAAAAAATATTCAGCGTATCTGTCATGCCATGTGTGGCTAAAAAATGGGAACGGCAAAGAAAGATAGGGACTCATGACAGCGGGTATCAGGATGTAGATGTGGTACTAACCACACGGGAACTTATTCAGATGCTGCGCAGTGCCGGAATCAACCTTGCCGAGTTGCCTGATGAGGAATTTGACAACCCAATGGGCTATGCATCCGGCGCAGGCATCGTTTTTGGTTCGGGCGGTGGAGTATTAGAAGGTGTAATGCGGACCGTTTACGAAAAAATGACAGGCAAAAAGCTGCAAACACCAGCCTTTAAAGAAGTGCGGACTTTGGAAAAAATTCGAGAGGCAGAAATTGACATAGGAGGTAGATTATTGAAATGCGCCACTGTGCGGACAACCGGGGAAACACGCCGTTTAATTGATAAACTAAAACGCGGGGAAGCACACTATGATTTTGTTGAAGTCATGGCCTGCCCCGGCGGCTGCGTCGGCGGCGGAGGGCAGCCCGTATACCCCGGCCTGGACCAATGGGACCAACAACTGAAACAACGTTACAAGAGGGCTGATGCTCTCTTTGAACAGGATAACTTAAAAAAATACAGGACAGCCCATGATAACCCGTGGATTAAAAAATTATACGAAGAATTCCTCGGTGAACCCCACGGTGAAATGTCCAAAAAACTTATTCATACATCTTATACAGAAATACCTCTGTACAATCTGGAAGGCACCGCTTCCAGTGTAGACCAAGGGTGAGGGCTGTATCACGTTTTTCCGAGATTTGGGCCAGCAACGGTTTACCAGGTTTAAACATTGCATGGCCTGCGAAACAATCTACTTATTGTGGCAAGCCTGGCAGACGCCCCGCTCATTCATCCTCAACAGTGCTGACGAGGTGGAAGTACCGCCGTTAGACCGGGTCCAGGTTATGGTTGAGACCTTTTCCGTACCATGGGCATAATGGCAGGTCATACAGGAAACCACGCCTGGGTTAGTGCCGTTCTTTTCTAAAGGTAAGCCGTTATTTGGATTGTAGTTCGGCAAGGTTGACGGATCCATACCCACCCGGTGCCGTTTGTAACTCGTATAAATACCGGTGTTGATATCACCTGAACCGGCAGTGGTAACATTAAAGTCAGTATGGCAGGCCCCGCAAAAGTCATTAAAACCGGAGTTGTATTCTACAGTTTCATCACCCAAAGGATTCGTTACAGTAAGGGTTGGCGCCAATCCCGTTACTCCGTTAACCGTGGAAAGTAGTTGTCTTGAGTTAGGAGTTCCATGGGGGTCATGACAGTTACTGCATGATTTGGTAAAAGTCGTATTGGGGTCTCCGCCGGGAGCGCCGGTTACACTTTGACTTTTCACATCATGGGCAGATGTTACAGGAGCCATTTGGTAAGTGGCTAAATCACCTTCTACTGTTACCACATTGATAAAACCACCGCCGGAAGCCCGGTAAACAACCGGGTTTCCTGCTGCGTCTGTGGTTCTGATAGCGCCGTTTACAACATCATATTTGCTGGCCCCACCCAACTTATGGCAAAAGACGCAGGTTTCATAAACAGAGTTATCCACCCCATCCAGGGTGAAAGCGATCAGGTTCGGCGCTTGAGCGGTATGGGTACTGTGGCATTGGCCGCAGGCATTGGTATCAGCGGAGTAGTTGCCGTGGGGACCGTTGGTGGAAGCCACTGCTATACCTGTGCCAAGCAGAAAAGAAACAATCACGGTCAAAGAAAATGCTAATTTCCGCAAAAGACTCCCCCCGTTCAAATTTATTTTTCAAATACAGAAATACGCTTGTTTTTAGTTTCCACAACATATAGCCTGCCGGCGGCATCTATCAATATATCATTGGGAAGCCCCAACTGACCGTTTTCTTTGCCGGGGCCACCTAAGGAATAAAGCGCTTCGCCATCCCCGTTATATGCATAAATAGTTCCAGTCAAAGGTGCAGTAGCATAAATAATACCTTTGGCATCAATAGCTACCCCCCTGACAGTTGTAATACCTCCTACCCGGTCATCTTTGCCGCCTATTGTTTTTAAATATCGCCCGTTTTTATTAAAAACGACAATTCTGTTATTTCCGGAATCGGCTACATATAAATTTCCAGCCTTATCAACAGCCATACCATGCGGATATTTCAGTTGGCCTCGCCCGGTGCCGAAACTACCCATAGTCCTTATAATTCTCCGCTGCGGTAAATCACAGACCAGAATTCTGCTTTGATATACATCTGCAATATACAGATATTTACCGTCAACCAGCAAACCACCCGGAACCATACCTTTTTGCCCTTTAATTTTCAAGGTTCCCAACTGTTTGCCCGTTTTCGAAAAGATCACTATTTGTCCGGTACCCATATCGCTTACATAGAAATTACCGCCATACAGGGCTATGCCATAAGGCGACCGAAGCCTGCCAAATACTCCGGCCAGGCGCCCCCCCAAACCAAAAACTTTAATGTTGCCGGCATCCTGATCAACCACATAAATTCCTTTTTCACGTATAACTGCCGTAACCGGATATTGCAGCAAAACTCCCGATTTGGCATCTCCATACATAGCAAATTTAAACCCGGGAGTAGACATTTTTTTCTGCTGAGGCCCCATAAAATCAGTAACCTGGTTAATCAGATTAATATTATTCAAATACAAAAAGGAAAAGCCGATAAGGCAGATCAGCCCTATTGACAAAACCGTGTTGATTAAGGTTTTCTTTTTCATGACTTTGGGTTGCCACCCTTTCCCCCATTATTATAGTTTTTTCAATGCCTCTTTTGCCTTATCCATATGTGGGTCAAACTTCAAAGCCCGGTTATAGTACTCCCGAGCTTGGGCATCATCGCCCTGTTTCTCATAAACCCTGCCGAACTGGAACATCAAATCGGCATTGGTCGGATAGTATTTTTCCACCAGCCTGAATTCTGCCAATGCTTTTTCATACAAGCCTTTTTCTGCATACACATAGCCCAGAGTCGCTCTGGCTTTGAGGTCTTCAGGGCGCTTTCGTTTTATTTGTTCCAATATTTTTTTAGCTTCATCAATTTTTCCAACCTGGATTTTCAGCAAGGCCAGGTTGTATTGGGCTGAGATATTATTTCTATCCAAATTCAATGCAGCAAGATACTCCCGTTCAGCCAGAGTATACTGCTTTTTCTGCATGTATACCCATCCGAGATCGATATGGGCCTGGGGGTCGTCGGGATTTTGTTCAACCTGGGCAATTCCCCGCCTATAATCGATATCTAACTTAGATACAGGGTTCCCCCCATCCCAAAAGTACATATGCCCGATTAACAAACCGGTACCGATAAATACAATAACTGATAGTATAATGATGAGGATGGCAACTTTGATACTGACTACGTCTTTTGCGGCGGATTCTTGGTTCACTGCTGCCAAAGCTAAAACCCCTTCTTTAAAAATATTTAATTTCTAATTTTTATAATTCATAATTTCTAATTTTTATAATTCATTCTTTCAAATTATACACCCTACTTAAGAATCCTTTTTTACACTCCCTTGTATTTACTGGCATAAATGTTTGGCCGATGGCAAAAAAGCCATCGGCCAGGAAAATAACAGTGCTAATTTCTATAATTTTTTAACAATAGAGGTAATAGTCTTAAACTTTTTCCTGAAATTACATACCTGCCGCTGTCTACTGCCCCTTCAAGTAACGTATGCCCGTTTTGCTTACTTTTCAGCTTTACTTGAAGGGGCACTAGCTGATATTGATAAAATGGTACTTATTCTTAAATTTTTCCACCATTAGTTTTTTCAACTCACTATGTTCTGGCAGGGACAAAGCCGGGTCCTTTTCAATAATTTCAAAAGAGGTTACCCTTGCCATCTCCAATATTTTAACATCCCTTACAATATCAGCAATTTTTAAATCTGGCAGCCCCGATTGCCTGGTTCCGAAAAAATCGCCGGGGCCGCGCAGTTTCAGGTCTTCTTCCGCTATTTTAAACCCGTCCGTGAAAGCCTGCATTATCTGCATACGGGCTTTGCCTTCGTCAGTCTTGGGATCAGCCAGAAGGATGCAGTAAGATTGATGCGACCCTCTACCCACTCTGCCGCGCAGTTGGTGCAACTGAGCCAGCCCAAAACGTTCTGCATCTTCTATAACCATCACTGTGGCATTGGGGACATTTACACCTACCTCTATAACCGTTGTGGCTACCAAAATATCGATCTTGCCATCACGAAAGGCCTTCATAACCTGCTCTTTTTCGTCGGCTTTCATCCGCCCGTGCAGAAGGCCAATCCGCAAGTCAGGAAATACAACCTGGGCCAACCTGTCTGCCGTTTCAACGGCCGCTTCCACATCCAGTTTATCACTTTCTTCCACCAGAGGACATACAAAATATGCCTGACGCCCTTCCTTTACCTGCTGTCTGATAAATTCGTACATACGCTGCCGTTTATTCTCCGTCACCCAAAAGGTCTTTACCGGCTGCCGGCCTGGCGGAAGTTCGTCAATTACGGATACATCAAGATCGCCATATACGGTCATAGCCAGAGTCCTCGGGATAGGAGTCGCTGTCATTACCAGCACATCGGGATAATGCCCCTTTTGCTGGAGCCTAGCTCTCTGCTTGACGCCGAATCTGTGTTGTTCATCGGTAATGGCCAATCCCAGTTTCTGAAATACTACTTCGTCCTGAATGACAGCATGGGTCCCAATAACTATATCAGTTCTCCCTTGGCTGATATCCTGGAGTACAGCTTCCTTTTCCTTGTTGCTGATGCTCCCCGTAAGGAGGGACACCTTAACCCCCAGTGGAGCAAATAATTCCCTGAGCCCCAGATAATGCTGTTCCGCCAATATTTCCGTGGGCGCCATCAAAACACCCTGGTAGCCACTTTCTACAGTCTTGATCAAAGCAGCGGCAGACACAATTGTTTTACCCGAACCCACATCACCCTGTAAAAGTCGGTTCATCGGTTTCGGACTTTCCATGTCACGATATATACTTTCCAGCACTCTCTGTTGCGCCTTGGTCAGCGGAAAAGGAAGGTTATCCATAAACCTTTTCATCAATGGGCCGTGTTTTTTATGGGCAATACCTCGTACTTTACGCAATTGAGAAATCTTCATGGAAGCCAGGCCCAACTGCAGCACAAGCAGTTCGTCAAATGCCAGGCGCCTACGGGCTTCTTCAATACAGTTCCAATCTTCCGGAAAGTGAATGTTCCGGAGGGCCTCATTAATGCTAGGCAGGTCATACC includes:
- the gpr gene encoding GPR endopeptidase gives rise to the protein MKRSEFLKRFGIKLDMAVEAHDLIRGETGREIPGVKMDKQTFSQGEITVINIMEPLGAQIMGKPIGTYITIDAPVIRENNKLAHKEVTAKLAEQLGSILNLKPEDSALLVGLGNWNATPDALGPRVIHYSLATRHLRKYGPQEIFGVLRPVSALAPGVLGITGIETAEIIKGVVDRVQPNLVIAIDALAAQSVERIGTSIQIANTGINPGSGVGNIRAGITQEFLGVPVIAIGVPTVVNAATIAQSVLDQFMQQINQNPVLAKTVANLNPISVDQAIKNVLQPYQENLMVTPKEIDDLINNIGKIIAAGIGHALHPSVAPEDLEMLVH
- a CDS encoding alpha/beta-type small acid-soluble spore protein; the encoded protein is MGAGQKSNRLIVPQAQKAMEQFKYEIAAQVGVQNQIQGGYWGHISSRDCGAVGGNMVRQMITAYEQSLAGKQQ
- a CDS encoding NADH-dependent [FeFe] hydrogenase, group A6, with protein sequence MITLSIDGQKVEVEPGTSILEAARLNGIYIPTLCYLKELNEIGACRVCLVEIKGARTLQPSCTYPVAQGMEVFTHSPRVIKARKLVLELYLSNHPFECLTCVRNQRCELQSLAERYHVRHLKVHGELKRYPIDDQSPAMVREPSKCVVCRRCIRVCKDVQEIGIYQLVERGFDTVASPAFKKSLAETPCIYCGQCLQLCPTAAIHEKEDLEAVWRALADPEKHVVIQTAPSIRGTLGEGFGMPAGSLVTGKMVAALKKLGFAKVFDDCFGADIVCIEEGAELIHRLENGGPLPQFTSCCPGWLRFALLFYPELIPHISSVKSPQQVFGALLKTYYAKQSGIDPKKIFSVSVMPCVAKKWERQRKIGTHDSGYQDVDVVLTTRELIQMLRSAGINLAELPDEEFDNPMGYASGAGIVFGSGGGVLEGVMRTVYEKMTGKKLQTPAFKEVRTLEKIREAEIDIGGRLLKCATVRTTGETRRLIDKLKRGEAHYDFVEVMACPGGCVGGGGQPVYPGLDQWDQQLKQRYKRADALFEQDNLKKYRTAHDNPWIKKLYEEFLGEPHGEMSKKLIHTSYTEIPLYNLEGTASSVDQG
- a CDS encoding cytochrome c3 family protein, yielding MRKLAFSLTVIVSFLLGTGIAVASTNGPHGNYSADTNACGQCHSTHTAQAPNLIAFTLDGVDNSVYETCVFCHKLGGASKYDVVNGAIRTTDAAGNPVVYRASGGGFINVVTVEGDLATYQMAPVTSAHDVKSQSVTGAPGGDPNTTFTKSCSNCHDPHGTPNSRQLLSTVNGVTGLAPTLTVTNPLGDETVEYNSGFNDFCGACHTDFNVTTAGSGDINTGIYTSYKRHRVGMDPSTLPNYNPNNGLPLEKNGTNPGVVSCMTCHYAHGTEKVSTITWTRSNGGTSTSSALLRMNERGVCQACHNK
- a CDS encoding SMP-30/gluconolactonase/LRE family protein; its protein translation is MKKKTLINTVLSIGLICLIGFSFLYLNNINLINQVTDFMGPQQKKMSTPGFKFAMYGDAKSGVLLQYPVTAVIREKGIYVVDQDAGNIKVFGLGGRLAGVFGRLRSPYGIALYGGNFYVSDMGTGQIVIFSKTGKQLGTLKIKGQKGMVPGGLLVDGKYLYIADVYQSRILVCDLPQRRIIRTMGSFGTGRGQLKYPHGMAVDKAGNLYVADSGNNRIVVFNKNGRYLKTIGGKDDRVGGITTVRGVAIDAKGIIYATAPLTGTIYAYNGDGEALYSLGGPGKENGQLGLPNDILIDAAGRLYVVETKNKRISVFEK
- a CDS encoding tetratricopeptide repeat protein, giving the protein MNQESAAKDVVSIKVAILIIILSVIVFIGTGLLIGHMYFWDGGNPVSKLDIDYRRGIAQVEQNPDDPQAHIDLGWVYMQKKQYTLAEREYLAALNLDRNNISAQYNLALLKIQVGKIDEAKKILEQIKRKRPEDLKARATLGYVYAEKGLYEKALAEFRLVEKYYPTNADLMFQFGRVYEKQGDDAQAREYYNRALKFDPHMDKAKEALKKL
- the recG gene encoding ATP-dependent DNA helicase RecG; protein product: MMTLSGILQNMAQAMQVELKMGCLDTAVMGGFSTFIIKCAQKACDSCENELARHNLTVLVPLFREYVAKDKEERKKMVEYGLTVLGQVKAAVNAEAGKERKEKPPVVEQVNGRETEKPVNDALENQSLQYLKNIGPKRVRLLNKLGIYSITDLFYYIPRRYEDRSQLKPFYMLAHGETETASGIIVGMQEIKPRRGLTIIKAALRDATGIGYAVWFNQPYVKKQLIPGKELIVSGKVDKKFGQVQITVADFEVVDDSDNVHVGRIVPVYSVTEGLPQRVFRTIMKNLIDSFGDRLEEPLPDSIRRRYDLPSINEALRNIHFPEDWNCIEEARRRLAFDELLVLQLGLASMKISQLRKVRGIAHKKHGPLMKRFMDNLPFPLTKAQQRVLESIYRDMESPKPMNRLLQGDVGSGKTIVSAAALIKTVESGYQGVLMAPTEILAEQHYLGLRELFAPLGVKVSLLTGSISNKEKEAVLQDISQGRTDIVIGTHAVIQDEVVFQKLGLAITDEQHRFGVKQRARLQQKGHYPDVLVMTATPIPRTLAMTVYGDLDVSVIDELPPGRQPVKTFWVTENKRQRMYEFIRQQVKEGRQAYFVCPLVEESDKLDVEAAVETADRLAQVVFPDLRIGLLHGRMKADEKEQVMKAFRDGKIDILVATTVIEVGVNVPNATVMVIEDAERFGLAQLHQLRGRVGRGSHQSYCILLADPKTDEGKARMQIMQAFTDGFKIAEEDLKLRGPGDFFGTRQSGLPDLKIADIVRDVKILEMARVTSFEIIEKDPALSLPEHSELKKLMVEKFKNKYHFINIS